The following coding sequences lie in one Haemorhous mexicanus isolate bHaeMex1 chromosome 10, bHaeMex1.pri, whole genome shotgun sequence genomic window:
- the TTC14 gene encoding tetratricopeptide repeat protein 14, with protein sequence MDRELLRQALNHHGPALLSLLRAEQHDNPDFRGLLPPPGAAPEPPRGAPPAAWKERASIDTEIKRFIAKKADLLFAHSWKPNGPIEDSIEENEECYAVMPPLERFLEVPREERRELFFRDIERGDIVIGRITSIREFGFFMVLICLGSGVIREIADLEITALCPVRDVPPQSNHGDPLSYYQTGDLIRAALKDVDRYHEKLAVSLYSSALPPKLSSTKLGVITSDDFPLHYKRSLEVANTGETFEEVLHRSPGFANPSLVEYLAEKLGLSESNPPSLLRSLQIKNFSEEDFAPALRKKQSASWALKCVKAGVDYFKVGRHVEAMNEYNKALEIDPQNVEALVARGALYATKGSLNKAIGDFEVALENCPTHRNARKYLCQTLVERGGQLEEEEKLLNAESYYKKALSLDETFQEAEEALTKLRKHMQKSLEMREKQAAKEERQKAKKIETSAEKLRKLLKEEKRLKKKRKVSTSSSSSSSSSSSSSSSSSDSSSAVSASSSSSSSVHKKCRKKRRHRSESAHSSKKSSSRASSHYKDQNRKEEWYSPPADTSASFLNQSFEVEKLLERQDSVACPKMEVKEKDRHCSFSRTSGDDEDTFGGRSEDSRDSYSSSRSQPSHSKTEKYSKPERFFSSWRGPSGSYHKSDYKPRMHYHRRFERDGEWRREQFKRHGSGQDRYYMSPGSDYYGRSGGKYRSYSGSCSHEGDRGYDSDRQHKNESESKNRKISYEETDKTKEPDEEVSLNGTEEAESGGKRNLPQNLVNIFNQIAEFEREKGSKQKKQ encoded by the exons ATGGATCGGGAGCTGCTCCGGCAGGCGCTGAACCACCACGGCCCCGCGCTGCTGTCGCTGCTCCGCGCCGAGCAGCACGACAACCCCGACTTCCGCGggctgctgccgccgcccggggccgccccggaGCCGCCTCGCGGTGCCCCGCCGGCCGCCTG gaaAGAGAGGGCCAGCATCGACACCGAGATAAAGCGCTTCATCGCCAAGAAGGCGGATCTGCTGTTCGCGCACTCGTGGAAACCCAACGGGCCGATCGAGGACAGCATCGAGGAGAATGAGG AGTGTTACGCTGTCATGCCACCCCTGGAGAGGTTCTtggaggtgcccagggaggagaggagagagctgtTCTTCCGTGACATCGAGCGGGGCGATATCGTGATTGGGAGGATTACATCTATCCGTGAATTTGGCTTTTTCATGGTGTTGATTTGTCTGGGAAGTGGTGTCATACGGGAAATTGCAGATTTGGAAATCACT GCCCTATGTCCTGTGAGGGATGTGCCTCCTCAAAGCAACCATGGAGATCCTCTGTCTTATTATCAAACTGGAGACCTTATCCGAG CTGCGCTCAAGGACGTTGACCGTTACCACGAGAAGCTGGCGGTGTCACTTTACAGCTCAGCTCTTCCACCCAAGCTTTCCAGTACAAAGCTGGGTGTGATCACCTCTGATGACTTCCCACTGCATTATAA GCGAAGCCTGGAAGTTGCCAACACAGGAGAGACATTCGAAGAGGTTTTGCATCGTTCCCCAGGATTTGCTAATCCATCATTAGTTGAATATTTAGCAGAAAAACTGGGACTAAGTGAGTCAAATCCACCGTCTTTGCTGAGAAGTCTTCAAAT TAAAAATTTCAGTGAAGAAGATTTTGCCCCTGCATTGAGGAAAAAGCAGTCGGCATCTTGGGCCTTGAAATG TGTAAAGGCTGGGGTGGATTATTTTAAGGTTGGGCGCCACGTGGAAGCCATGAATGAGTACAACAAGGCTTTGGAAATTGATCCACAAAATGTTGAAGCTTTGGTAGCACGTGGAGCTCT GTATGCAACCAAAGGAAGTCTGAACAAAGCCATAGGGGATTTTGAGGTTGCTTTAGAAAATTGTCCTACCCATAGAAATGCAAGGAAATATCTGTGTCAGACCCTTGTGGAAAGAGGCGGGCA GttggaagaggaagagaaactgCTAAATGCTGAAAGTTACTATAAAAAAGCCTTGAGCTTGGATGAGACTTTTCAGGAAGCAGAAGAGGCCTTAACAAAACTCCGTAAGCACATGCAG aaatctttggaAATGAGAGAGAAACAAGCTGCCaaagaagagagacagaaagcaaagaaaatagaaacaagTGCAGAAAAATTGCGTAAGctcttaaaagaagaaaagag gttgaagaagaaaaggaaagtatcgacttcctcctcctcttcttcttcttcatcctcctcctcctcatcatcatcaAGCGATTCATCATCAGCTGTatcagcttcttcctcctcctcttcctctgttCACAAGAAATGTAGGAAAAAGCGTCGGCATAGATCTGAGTCTGCTCACAGCTCCAAAAAAAGCTCATCTAGAGCTTCTTCTCATTATAAAGATCAGAATAGGAAAGAGGAGTGGTATTCCCCTCCAGCTGATACCTCTGCTTCCTTTCTTAACCAAAGTTTTGAagtggaaaagctgctggaaagGCAGGACAGCGTAGCGTGCCCAAAAATGGAGGTAAAAGAGAAAGACAGACACTGTTCTTTTTCGAGGACTTCAGGTGATGATGAAGACACTTTTGGAGGTAGGTCTGAAGATTCAAGAGATTCTTACAGTAGCTCCAGAAGTCAGCCAAGTCatagcaaaactgaaaaatacagtAAACCAGAGAGATTTTTCTCCAGTTGGAGGGGTCCTTCAGGTTCGTATCATAAATCAGATTATAAACCCAGGATGCATTATCACAGGAGATTTGAAAGGGATGGAGAGTGGAGAAGGGAGCAGTTTAAGAGACATGGCTCAGGTCAAGACAGGTATTACATGTCCCCAGGGTCTGACTATTATGGCAGGTCAGGGGGGAAGTACAGGTCATATTCTGGCAGCTGCTCACATGAAGGTGACAGAGGTTATGATAGTGACAGGCAGCATAAAAATGAAAGTGAGtctaagaatagaaaaataagTTATGAAGAGACTGATAAAACAAAGGAACCAGATGAAGAAGTGTCATTAAATGGtacagaagaagcagaaagtgGTGGTAAAAGAAACCTGCCCCAAAACTTAGTTAACATTTTTAATCAGATAGCTGAGTttgagagggaaaaaggaagtAAGCAGAAGAAACAGTGA